A window of the Besnoitia besnoiti strain Bb-Ger1 chromosome VI, whole genome shotgun sequence genome harbors these coding sequences:
- a CDS encoding RNA pseudouridine synthase superfamily protein (encoded by transcript BESB_068150) → MHRAARQSGEAVLLDLNSAAFTARFLAIGACVLKLEGPTSHGQALSQKAFATSAFTRHVGGSTPGRRQRSRRLGLPRQLWTAAPGGSRLLCGTGAASRLSVSSPSSRSLAAGFRRAALRMRLAGKKSDEGVVQPPLAARAHTGSGAEMHETEGQRRERDTSSPEAQTDERRAAETAVLGTRILGLVEFFGVVSDDDFCGSGGFRSSQELASTRRLSFKRVEEAQSGLRAGAFALRHIVGSWPALAQLLHTKELFVVPRDTSFAHHVKLIQSQRERRDGCKDVLLRAGDLVYFPRGADILHHTKEIARPAAGLDLKARLLFKDTDFLAIDKPFGLATRQSRPRSSGRGQQKDTEGSSVFSLLHQLRFSMDETPKLLHRLGDEVTGVLLLGRSRQTAQLALDRFRSGSFGVVTFYALVHGHPPGGHREGIIRIPLAENEAGLMVPKASQRGGAVAVTHWRLLKTTSARSVAGERADDGSATGLGFSLLELEIHQQQCRHQARAHCLYGLSCPIVGDRVYGPLASRWRQLASTGASSLGGEGAALLGPRAGRCVEKADWAGEARDSDSETRERGTQSGSQQGGGARRLGAAERDEEKLRTAEVRRALGLTAPSMLHLHSRAIRFKTFAGRPVRIEAPFPPHLRQAAARLGWSFFVERADAHLAAWHVEAEEPAAEFAGKDVGGDAEAAEGKGASIRRQRQSTAAQRMRPKGAGGARDREPSVWDILGSEAEGDADYEEEDELWNEASETPGWQMKAYDDSCGSPAGKIHSGRRVSHALSATPEKHWIARFFEEKAKQSERQIKAAARRPAPLPPVMTKLHR, encoded by the exons ATGCATCGGGCAGCCCGACAAAGCGGAGAGGCTGTGTTGCTAGACCTCAACTCAGCCGCATTCACagctcgcttcctcgccaTAGGTGCATGCGTCCTGAAGCTGGAGGGCCCTACCAGCCATGGACAGGCGCTCAGCCAGAAGGCGTTCGCCACAAGCGCGTTTACCCGCCACGTGGGAGGAAGCACGcccggccgccgccagcgatcAAGGCGGCTAGGGCTTCCACGTCAGCTCTGGACCGCAGCCCCTGGTGGCTCCAGACTCCTCTGTGggaccggcgccgcctccaggctCTCTGTGTCGAGCCCCTCCAgccgctcgctcgctgccggcTTCCGCCGAGCCGCTCTTCGCATGCGACTCGCCGGCAAGAAGAGTGACGAAGGAGTCGTTCAGCCGCCCCTAGCGGCACGCGCCCACACagggagcggcgcagagatgCATGAAACGGAGGgacagcgccgcgaaagAGATACCAGCTCCCCGGAGGCCCAAACCGATGAgcgccgagccgcagagacggcagTTCTGGGTACGCGCATTCTGGGGCTGGTCGAATTCTTTGGCGTCGTGAGCGACGACGATTTCTGCGGTTCAGGTGGCTTTAGGTCTTCTC AAGAGCTCGCGAGTACGCGTCGTCTGAGTTTCAAGCGGGTGGAGGAGGCACagagcggcctgcgcgccggcgcgttcgcgctgcgccacaTCGTGGGCTCTTGGCCTGCcctggcgcagctgctgcacacgAAGGAGCTTTTCGTCGTCCCTCGCGACAC GAGCTTCGCGCACCACGTGAAACTCATACAGAGCCAG agagagcgacgagacGGATGCAAAGACGTTCTCCTCCGTGCGGGAGATCTCGTTTACTTCCCACGCGGCGCAGATATTCTGCACCACACGAAAGAAATCGCCCGACCTGCTGCTGGTCTCGACCTCAAAGCGAG GCTTTTGTTCAAAGACACCGATTTCCTGGCGATAGACAAGCCCTTCGGCCTCGCCACGAGACAGTCccgcccgcgcagctcggGCCGCGGTCAACAGAAG GATACTGAGGGATCTTCGGTTTTCTCGCTTCTGCACCAGCTCCGGTTCTCCATGGACGAG ACCCCGAAACTCCTGCACAGGCTGGGCGACGAGGTCACCGGCGTGTTGCTGCTCGGGCGATCGAGGCAGACTGCTCAGCTGGCCCTGGATCGATTTCGGAG CGGGAGTTTCGGGGTAGTCACGTTCTACGCGCTCGTCCACGGGCACCCCCCAGGCGGCCACCGCGAAGGCATCATTCGAATCCCGCTTGCAGAGAACGAG GCGGGCCTCATGGTCCCGAAGGCCAGCCAACGCGGCGGGGCGGTCGCCGTCACGCACTGGCGGCTGCTCAAAACGACTTCGGCGCGGAGTGTggcgggcgagagggcggacgacggcagcgcgaCGGGACTGGGCTTCTCGCTGCTCGAGCTCGAGATCCACCAGCAGCAGTGCCGCcaccaggcgcgcgcgcattGCCTATACG gcCTTTCCTGCCCGATCGTGGGCGACCGCGTCTACGGGCCTCTGGCGTCGCGCTGGCGACAGCTGGCCTCGACGggtgcgtcgtcgctggggggcgagggggcggCTCTGCTGGGGCCCAGAGCGGGCAGATGCGTGGAGAAGGCCGACTGggctggcgaggcgcgcgattCAGACTCCGAAACGCGAGAGCGCGGCACCCAATCTGGCTCCCagcagggcggaggcgccaggcgcctgggcgccgcggagcgtgACGAGGAGAAGTTGCGGACGGCGGAAGTCCGACGGGCGCTCGGCTTGACGGCGCCTTCGATGTTGCATCTGCACTCGCGGGCAATTCGATTCAAGACTTTCGCAG GCCGGCCTGTGCGGATCGAAGCTCCCTTTCCGCCGCACCTgcggcaggctgcggcgcgcctggggTGGAGTTTCTTTGTCGAGCGAGCCGACGCCCACCTCGCTGCGTGGCACGTTGAAGCCGAGGAGCCCGCAGCCGAGTTCGCTGGAAAAGACGTGGGCGGCGATGCCGAGGCTGCCGAGGGGAAGGGAGCCTCTATCAGACGGCAGAGACAGTCGACAGCAGCCCAGCGGATGAGGCCCAaaggcgcgggcggggcgCGAGACCGCGAGCCGAGCGTGTGGGATATACTGGGCTCCGAGGCGGAAGGTGACGCGGActacgaagaagaagacgagctgtggaacgaggcgagcgagacccCGGGGTGGCAGATGAAGGCGTATGACGACTCTTGCGGCAGTCCCGCTGGCAAGATCCACTCCGGAAGACGAGTCAGTCACGCGCTctcggcgacgccggagaaGCACTGGATCGCGCGCTTTTTTGAGGAGAAGGCCAAGCAAAGCGAGCGGCAGATcaaggcagccgcgcgacggcctGCCCCGCTCCCGCCAGTGATGACAAAGCTCCACCGCTGA
- a CDS encoding hypothetical protein (encoded by transcript BESB_068160), translated as MWRDLFSAAKAKYHEQQKQLPGPQSERAGTPGAGWGETAPSLSKPTEDAPGAASAPDAASVPFAIDSAPSSLPCFGPQSSPGSSPSSLALPPPASVAGFSPLGGASQAVPPRAPAGEGLAPAGEGLAPAGEGLAPTKPSSLASKPRKPRSAASGASAAAVEGGASQAPKPKKPRTVKNKAQQGAPASQDEGTGATGDKSAAEKSAPVKRRVNRSKGAGAASAKKEKAPGGLPTPGGGAGPEGLQATPPPPQQVASQSVSLPYSPSPSSPSFVSAPEPPASVPSGGAEDPPLPPKSPAAASAPSVPTSPLRPSAPAASSAASSVSSSGSAPAAGLSSSGRGAASEKPSRGRSAAAATACEAPAAGRKEGAGAQRVSAMTTKGAASPARPSGLGDTLGKFAAILATSQRAREKKKLLTEGDAKVAQDANAGDALSAADRRGEVPQAEIDAAAGDDSSTFTHSGDAGTSDRRGAGSLPALARVPSAAPAGSGPFGHAEVSLGACSEPFGSNEAARRHEGGASLRSESAWGAAPGAEDGDGRWHDPASPLRLRGQERQDATASPQHAKHHESRLPLAVDSLAAHVPIAFSSPSSTASPRAGAEAGGDDAQAREAFGAATAAWPPGFPSSAFSENRCVGGLQSRAGEEMQTSRDAYGTPAASPPRPAAVPPFGAAPGGAVSASPVEVVDIDDEESLGSEDDEADGLAGDGGEDGDSEGEEEDGGKRYVPFRFIRGLWVDVESEGLEGPEEEDDEESDDDALLKAGGEDEETRGTAAKADGAVGKPQTTQATKRKRERPAPPPELRAKSSAALPSAPIPFSFPFFLDFRASVEAVYGGESAVRDPRTLEAAIFQAAPQPLTAASASSALATSLSPSGSFEESALPEFGLSGRNAFAGDLGGGNLQYRPSQLELCVASIEQRLARQRLVANPRDILRGGGGAGGVYYDKDDAFLDDSEMFREFGMDPAADFEDQQTESGAATESVVDEDDLYEGVDEFICDNDPTMEDSEPEEVECGQKKNRKVMQDEERFNPFAWRRYRNSLKQNMNDDAFNVLLDMEEELKALHEAYGEDAAPQAIEKIMVKHLRKAYNEQQGTRNGPGSLVELNWPLVNKLGGALHAIARGFGVFLVHKTWVRRTLVHNSTVYEYLLLQLFEMIKKSPLFKKDDPAVINKVQEAFEAWQRVSDDSKNGNAFLAVPFAPLLFGGDRTQHLKEVELTKSPLLRVGAIIIDMAVIFHLRRNGLREYVELGLGAESDLQPDKEQHFPQFLRGLLKQAVVRRFGSGVRLTVSAAYLKALVAHLKARYNVNLYERRARRFRELQFQTVVCRAAVESPGPAPSGAAPPGGGAGGGVSAGKGGRQL; from the exons ATGTGGCGCGACCTCTTCTCAGCCGCAAAGGCAAAGTACCACGAGCAGCAAAAACAGTTGCCAGGGCCCCAGAGCGAACGCGCCGGTACCCCGGGAGCCGGCTGGGGCGAAACTGCGCCCAGCCTGTCGAAGCCCACGGAGGACGCTCCAGGGGCGGCCTCTGCCCCAGACGCGGCCTCTGTCCCCTTTGCCATCgactctgcgccgtcgtctctgccGTGCTTCGGCCCCCAATCGTCTCccggctcttcgccgtcctcgttggcgctgccgcctccggcgtctgTCGCGGGCTTCTCGCCGCTCGGCGGGGCCTCTCAGGCCGTCCCGCCCCGTGCGCCCGCtggcgaaggcctcgcgcccgctggcgaaggcctcgcgcccgctggcgaaggcctcgcgcccaCGAAGCCGTCCAGCCTGGCCTCGAAGCCTCGCaagccgcggagcgccgcctctggcgcctctgctgctgctgtcgaggggggcgcgtcgcaggcgccgaagccgaagaagccgcgcacAGTGAAGAACAAGGCGCAGCAGggtgcgccggcgtctcagGACGAAGGGACTGGTGCGACGGGGGACAAGAGCGCGGCCGAAAAAAGTGCGCCTGTGAAGAGGAGGGTCAACCGCAGtaagggcgcaggcgctgcatctgcaaagaaggaaaaggCCCCAGGAGGGCTCCCTACcccgggagggggggcggggcccGAGGGGCTTCAGGCGAcgcccccgcctccgcagcaagTGGCCTCGCAGTCGGTCTCCCTGCCTTATTCTCcatcgccttcttcgccttcgtttgTCTCGGCGCCTGagccgcctgcctctgtgCCCAGCGGCGGAGCAGAGGATCCTCCGCTCCCTCCGAagtcgccggccgcggcctccgccccgaGTGTACCCacgtcgcctcttcgtccctcggcgcctgccgcctcctctgccgcctcctctgtctcctcttctggctccgcccccgcggctGGGCTCTCGTCctcaggccgcggcgctgcttcggAGAAACCCAGTCGCGGGCGgtcagcggcggctgcgacggcctgcgaagctccagccgcaggccgcaaagaaggcgccggcgctcagCGGGTGTCGGCGATGACGACGaagggcgcggcgtctcccgcgcggcCATCGGGCTTGGGCGACACGCTGGGGAAATTCGCCGCAATCCTCGCGACTTCGCAGCGCGctcgggagaagaagaagctcctgactgagggcgacgcgaaagTCGCACAAGACGCgaacgcgggagacgcgcttTCTGCGGCTGATCGCCGAGGGGAGGTCCCGCAAGCGGAGATcgacgcggcagcgggcgacgacAGCTCGACTTTCACGCACAGTGGAGACGCTGGGACTTCAGACAGACGGGGGGCGGGTTCGCTTCCCGCTCTTGCACGAGtgccgtctgctgcgccggcagGTTCTGGCCCGTTCGGCCATGCAGAGGTGTCcctcggcgcatgcagcgagccGTTCGGCAGCaacgaggccgcgaggagacacgaagGGGGGGCGAGTCTGCGGAGCGAGTCTGCATggggcgctgcgccgggGGCGGAAGACGGGGACGGGCGGTGGCACGATCCCGCCAGTCCCTTGCGGCTTCGCGggcaggagagacaggacGCCACCGCTTCGCCGCAACACGCCAAGCACCACGAGTCTCGTCTTCCCTTAGCGGTcgactcgctcgccgcgcatgTGCCGAttgccttctcctctccgtcgtcgacagcctcgccgcgcgccggtgccgaggcggggggggacgacgcgcaggcgcgcgaggcctttggagctgcgacagccgcgTGGCCTCCAGGGTTCCCCTCGAGCGCGTTCAGCGAGAATCGCTGCGTCGGAGGCTTGCAGTCGCGAGCGGGCGAAGAGATGCAGACGTCGCGAGACGCGTATGGCAcgcccgctgcgtcgcctccgcggccggctGCTGTGCCGCCgttcggcgcggcgccggggggggcCGTTTCTGCGAGCCCCGTGGAGGTCGTGGACAtcgacgacgaggagtcGCTGGGAtccgaggacgacgaggccgacggcctcgcgggcgacggcggcgaggacggcgacagtgagggagaagaggaagatggAGGCAAGCGCTATGTGCCGTTCCGCTTCATCCGCGGACTCTGGGTCGACGTTGAAAGCGAAGGCCTAGAGGGtccggaggaggaggacgacgaagagagcgacgacgacgccctACTCAAGGCGGggggcgaggacgaggagacgcgtggaacggcggcgaaggctgaCGGCGCGGTTGGCaagccgcagacgactcAGGCCACAAAGCGAAAGCGAGAAAG gcccgcgcctcccccggAGCTCCGCGCGAAGTCGTCCGCGGCGTTGCCATCCGCTCCGATTCCGTTTTCTTTCCCGTTTTTCCTGGATTTCCGCGCGTCGGTGGAGGCCGTCTACGGCGGCGAGTCCGCAGTGCGAGATCCGCGGACGCTCGAGGCCGCCATTTTCCaagctgcgccgcagcccctcactgcagcctccgcgtcctccgccctTGCCACGTCGCTCTCTCCGAGTGGCTCGTTTGAAGAATCCGCGCTTCCCGAGTTCGGGCTGAGCGGCCGCAACGCCTTCGCTGGAgacctcggcggcggcaacCTG CAGTATCGGCCGAGTCAACTGGAGCTGTGCGTGGCGAGCATCGagcagcggctggcgcgACAGCGGCTGGTGGCGAATCCGCGCGAcatcctgcgcggcggcggcggggctggcGGCGTCTACTACGACAAAGACGACGCGTTTCTCGACGACAGCGAAATG tttCGGGAGTTTGGCATGGATCCTGCAGCGGACTTCGAAGACCAGCAGACTGAGTCCGGCGCGGCCACCGAGAGCGTAGTCGACGAGGACGATCTCTACGAGGGCGTCGACGAGTTCATCTGCGACAACGACCCCACCATGGAGGACTCCGAGCC GGAGGAGGTCGAGTGCGGCCAGAAGAAGAACCGGAAGGTGATGCAGGACGAAGAGCGCTTCAATCCCTTCGCGTGGCGGCGGTATCGAAACTCA TTGAAACAAAACATGAACGACGACGCGTTCAACGTCCTCCTCGATATGGAAGAAGAGCTCAAGGCGCTCCACG AGGCCtacggcgaagacgcggcgccgcaagCAATCGAGAAAATCATGGTCAAGCAC CTGCGAAAGGCCTACAACGAGCAGCAAGGCACGCGAAACGGCCCCGGGAGCCTCGTAGAGCTG AACTGGCCGCTGGTCAACAAGTTGGGAGGCGCTCTCCACGCCATcgctcgcggcttcggcgtcttcctcgtccac AAAACCTGGGTGAGGCGCACACTAGTGCACAACAGCACAGTCTACGAGTATCTCCTCCTTCAGCTCTTCGAGATGATCAAGAAGTCGCCGCTCTTCAAAAAAGACGACCCCGCGGTCATCAACAAAGTCCAGGAG GCTTTCGAAGCGTGGCAGCGCGTCAGCGACGACTCCAAGAACGGCAACGCGTTCCTTGCCGTCCcgttcgcgccgctgctgttTGGCGGGGACCGGACTCAGCACCTGAAGGAGGTCGAGCTCACCAAgtcgccgcttctccgcgtcggcgccatCATCATTGACATGGCGGTCATTTTCCACCTGCGTCGCAATGGCCT TCGTGAGTACGTAGAACTCGGCCTGGGAGCAGAGAGCGATCTTCAGCCCGACAAGGAACAGCATTTCCCCCAGTTTCTTAGAGGACTGTTGAAGCAGGCTGTTGTGCGCCGCTTCGGGTCTGGCGTTCGCCTCACAGTCAGCGCCGCGTACCTGAAGGCCCTCGTCGCGCACCTCAA GGCTCGCTACAATGTAAATCTCTACgagaggcgtgcgcgccggTTTCGCGAGCTCCAGTTTCAGACGGTGGTCTGTCGAGCTGCTGTCGAGTCGCCAGGCCCCGCTCCgtcgggcgcagcgccgcccgggGGCGGAGCTGGGGGCGGGGTTTCCGCAGGGAAAGGCGGTCGGCAGCTGTAG
- a CDS encoding Paf1/RNA polymerase II complex component LEO1 (encoded by transcript BESB_068140) produces the protein MQGMDTEEGSSAEMLGAGGDSPVATADEESAPQESAAAGFHETPQDASDPGAGALSESEGEREEGDLGEVSPPAGRQEDVAADDDLFGEQEDDLFGDKDDDEAEARGQPHKTEEEVGEGCRAAERSDDGYEQPRREEDAAYSYFDGGRDDEDRMQDDRGDSENREEMEEDQELQMPYQDLPTLSKDAKVVVLRLPPTVSVKVHGAPSGAGPSSSRRSSRLGSINADDKFTIEWGLPPAKKGEDEPTAAGCEEESGELPSNCRLVEWDNGSYSLFVGSQMFDVQVKHDPTFFFENSSADGVKTYHCRADARFQVRLGELLNFREFFTQRNMRYGKKRRAALTTQEQIEHAEQATRKTVERRDVAARLRRRQAEAARGAERGLTRHFLEADSDEDEHPDEQKERDEEDGSSLAKIKEQYKRQKRYK, from the exons ATGCAGGGAATGGACACCGAGGAGGGGAGCTCCGCAGAGATGCtaggggcgggcggcgactcgcCAGTTGCgaccgcagacgaggagtcCGCGCCCCAGGAATCGGCCGCCGCTGGATTCCACGAGACACCCCAAGACGCGAGTGAcccaggcgccggcgcactcTCTGAGtccgaaggcgagcgagaagagggcgacTTGGGCGAGGTCTCGCCCCCGGCGGGGCGGCAGGAAGAcgtcgctgcagacgacgaTTTATTCGGGGAGCAGGAGGATGACCTCTTCGGCGacaaggacgacgacgaggcggaggcccgcggccaGCCGCACaagacggaggaggaggtgGGTGAAGGCTGCCGAGCGGCCGAGCGGAGCGACGACGGCTACGAGCAGCcccgcagagaggaggacgcggcctATTCGTACTTTGATGgagggcgcgacgacgaggacagAATGCAAGacgaccgcggagacagcgagaacCGCGAGGAGATGGAGGAAGACCAAGAGCTCCAGATGCCGTACCAGGACCTCCCGACACTCAGCAAGGACGCCAAG GTTGTCgttcttcgcctgccgccgacCGTCTCTGTGAAGGTGCATGGCGCGCCCTCGGGCGCGGGACCGTCCTCGTCCCGCCGGTCGTCGCGCCTGGGCAGCATCAACGCCGACGACAAATTCACGATTGA GTGggggctgccgcccgcgaagaagggcgaggatGAGCCG ACTGCGGCGGGATGCGAAGAGGAGTCAGGCGAGCTCCCCTCGAACTGCCGACTTGTCGAGTGGGACAACGGGAGCTACTCGCTCTTCGTGGGCTCTCAGATGTTCGATGTCCAG GTCAAACACGACCCGACGTTTTTCTTCGAGAACTCCAGT GCGGACGGGGTCAAGACGTACCACTGCAGGGCGGACGCGCGCTTCCAAGTTCGGCTTGGCGAGCTGCTGAACTTCCGCGAGTTCTTCACGCAGAGAAACATGCGCTAcggaaagaagaggcgggcggcgctcaCCACGCAGGAGCAGATTGAGCACGCGGAACAAGCCACGCGGAAG actgtggagaggcgcgacgtggcggctcgcctgcggcgccgacaggcggaggccgcgcgcggcgcagagcgcgggCTGACGCGCCATTTCTTGGAGGCGGACAGCGATGAAGATGAACACCCCGACgagcagaaggagagagacgaagaagacg GGAGCTCTTTAGCGAAGATAAAGGAGCAGTACAAGCGACAGAAGCGCTACAAGTAG